Proteins encoded by one window of Hyphomicrobium sp. 99:
- a CDS encoding glycosyl hydrolase yields the protein MTIRLDLPSMRALFPKAPEAVLKDFIDKQDSILGPAGINHTRNRLKFFFANIEHEVDGFTIKNLTENINYTAARMAAVWPNRFENADAVRAKYGTKSGWQKRAFDDIYGNRMGNRPGSDDGSRFIGRGGPQITGRDGYAKVGALAKLPLEDKPEIAAKYDNQAAVSAAFWTWKKMNAKADTGDFIGCVRLWNGGTNGLADRRARMAGNEAIINRLPGSPPTSTPGKDVIDAATEKERRAIAAGGGGCVVGGAAEGVKQTGVASESSLPKFVTYPLIATGVCIVLVAAVLIIKKRKDIFKNWY from the coding sequence ATGACAATCCGTCTCGATCTGCCAAGCATGCGCGCGCTATTTCCGAAAGCTCCGGAAGCGGTGCTTAAGGATTTCATCGACAAGCAGGATTCGATACTTGGTCCGGCTGGCATCAACCACACGCGCAACCGGCTGAAGTTTTTCTTCGCGAACATCGAGCACGAGGTCGACGGGTTCACGATCAAGAACCTGACGGAGAATATCAATTACACGGCGGCGCGCATGGCCGCAGTTTGGCCGAACCGTTTCGAGAACGCGGACGCTGTGCGTGCGAAGTACGGCACTAAAAGCGGCTGGCAGAAGCGCGCCTTCGACGACATCTATGGCAACCGGATGGGCAACCGTCCCGGCTCCGACGATGGCTCTCGCTTCATCGGGCGCGGTGGGCCGCAGATCACTGGGCGCGACGGTTACGCGAAAGTCGGCGCACTGGCTAAGCTGCCGCTTGAAGACAAGCCCGAGATTGCCGCGAAGTACGACAATCAGGCGGCAGTGTCGGCGGCGTTCTGGACGTGGAAGAAGATGAACGCCAAAGCCGATACCGGCGACTTCATCGGCTGCGTGCGGCTATGGAACGGCGGCACAAACGGGCTTGCTGATCGACGCGCGCGCATGGCCGGTAACGAGGCCATCATTAATCGCCTGCCGGGCTCGCCGCCAACGTCGACACCCGGCAAGGACGTGATCGACGCGGCGACGGAGAAGGAACGCAGAGCAATCGCCGCTGGCGGCGGTGGTTGCGTCGTGGGCGGGGCCGCTGAGGGCGTGAAGCAAACCGGCGTCGCCTCAGAAAGCAGCCTGCCGAAGTTCGTCACTTATCCGCTCATTGCGACCGGCGTCTGCATCGTTCTCGTCGCTGCGGTGCTGATCATCAAGAAGCGCAAGGACATTTTCAAGAACTGGTACTGA
- the dcd gene encoding dCTP deaminase: MILSAQTIRALRPVEPFVERSVVRGRSYGLSVAGYDIRICETLYLAPGAFSLASSIEHFDMPADVLALVKDKSSWARKGLSVFNTVIEPGWKGYLTLELKNQGDQVLRIDSGDPIAQILFYRLDAPSEAPYSGKYQNQEAGPQGARLEGEA; the protein is encoded by the coding sequence ATGATTCTGTCCGCTCAAACAATCAGGGCGCTGCGTCCTGTCGAGCCGTTCGTCGAGCGTAGCGTCGTGCGTGGTCGTAGCTACGGCTTGTCTGTCGCTGGCTACGATATTCGTATCTGCGAAACCCTGTACCTTGCGCCGGGTGCCTTCTCGCTCGCTTCGAGCATTGAGCACTTTGACATGCCGGCCGATGTGCTTGCGCTGGTCAAAGATAAAAGTTCTTGGGCGCGGAAAGGGCTTTCCGTTTTCAATACGGTGATCGAGCCGGGTTGGAAGGGATACTTGACGCTCGAACTTAAGAACCAAGGGGATCAGGTTTTGCGCATCGATAGCGGCGACCCTATCGCGCAAATTCTGTTCTATCGCTTGGACGCTCCGAGCGAAGCGCCTTACTCTGGCAAGTACCAGAACCAAGAAGCCGGGCCGCAAGGCGCGCGGCTTGAAGGCGAGGCATGA
- a CDS encoding site-specific integrase: MGTILVRPRSNGTTAFMAKIILKRAGTVIHRESKTFERRAAAVAWIEKREGELARPGEIERANASKVTLADAIDKYTTDSAKEIGRTKAQVLKAIKSYSIAAKECHLIQSSDIVALSKELAKGRKPQTVANYLSHLAAVFAIAGPAWGYRLDAQAMKDAFTVGKRLGYTGKSQERDRRPTLDELETLLTHYQERHRRRPRSCPMHYVCAFALFSTRRQEELTRIRWEDLDVPGSRVMVRDMKNPGEKIGNNVWCDLPEPALRIIQAMPKKGERIFPYSARSISANFTRTCQLLGIEDLHFHDLRHDGVSRLFEIGTSIPRAAAVSGHRSWQTLQRYTHMRQAGDKYAGWKWLDVVSSPLAVSTSS, from the coding sequence ATGGGAACCATCCTAGTTCGCCCCCGCAGTAATGGCACGACTGCGTTCATGGCGAAGATCATTCTGAAGCGTGCCGGGACCGTCATACACCGGGAGAGCAAGACATTCGAGCGACGCGCCGCCGCTGTTGCCTGGATTGAGAAGCGCGAAGGCGAGCTTGCGCGTCCCGGCGAGATCGAGCGCGCGAACGCGTCAAAGGTCACGCTGGCGGATGCCATCGACAAATACACGACCGACAGCGCCAAGGAGATCGGCCGCACGAAGGCCCAGGTTCTTAAGGCAATCAAGTCCTACAGCATCGCCGCGAAGGAATGCCACCTGATCCAGTCGTCAGATATTGTCGCGCTATCGAAGGAACTCGCGAAAGGCAGGAAGCCTCAAACCGTCGCGAACTATCTCAGCCACTTGGCGGCAGTCTTCGCGATAGCAGGCCCGGCTTGGGGATACCGTTTAGACGCCCAGGCGATGAAGGACGCCTTCACCGTAGGCAAGCGGCTCGGATACACCGGCAAGTCACAAGAACGCGACCGCCGCCCGACGCTCGACGAACTCGAGACGCTGCTGACGCATTACCAGGAGCGCCACCGTCGCCGCCCGCGTTCATGCCCTATGCACTACGTGTGCGCGTTCGCGCTGTTCTCGACGCGGCGGCAGGAGGAATTGACCCGCATCCGTTGGGAGGATTTGGACGTGCCGGGCTCGCGCGTCATGGTGCGAGACATGAAAAACCCGGGCGAGAAGATCGGAAATAATGTTTGGTGCGATCTTCCTGAGCCCGCGCTGCGCATCATTCAAGCCATGCCGAAAAAGGGAGAGCGGATTTTTCCCTACTCAGCCAGATCGATCAGCGCGAACTTCACCCGCACGTGCCAATTGTTGGGGATCGAAGACTTGCACTTTCACGACCTACGGCACGACGGAGTGTCCAGACTGTTCGAGATCGGAACGTCTATTCCGCGCGCCGCCGCCGTATCAGGGCACCGCTCATGGCAAACGCTTCAGCGCTACACTCACATGCGGCAGGCGGGAGATAAATATGCGGGCTGGAAATGGCTCGATGTCGTTTCCAGCCCGCTCGCCGTCAGTACCAGTTCTTGA
- a CDS encoding HNH endonuclease, giving the protein MKIPNQILKEEARRLLDYRDGMLYWQHSASGQRNGGRAITWRKSQEGRKKPFVRLGGSFFSAHYLVWNWHHGITRNMIRFADGNSDNFRIENLVEARAEILATLLRPVKHSCPCCEQSVPQPTVDIIAHAAGLSPLQESILRAVWSGKGRAVQPETIFNEMYADDPDGGPSASKMYAAFKVALCHLREKLVGTGVSIENVGYRQGYRLVMNETGGLNGGLSQQGADHRERGARP; this is encoded by the coding sequence ATGAAAATACCAAACCAGATCTTGAAGGAAGAAGCGCGGCGCTTGTTGGATTACCGCGACGGCATGCTGTACTGGCAGCATTCTGCATCTGGACAGAGAAACGGCGGGCGCGCGATCACTTGGCGCAAGTCGCAAGAGGGTCGCAAGAAACCTTTCGTGCGTCTCGGCGGCAGTTTTTTCTCCGCTCACTATCTCGTCTGGAACTGGCACCACGGTATCACGCGGAATATGATCCGGTTTGCTGACGGAAATTCGGATAATTTTAGGATTGAAAATCTGGTCGAGGCGCGCGCGGAAATTCTTGCGACCCTCTTGCGACCTGTAAAACATTCCTGCCCATGCTGCGAACAAAGCGTTCCGCAGCCGACTGTCGACATCATCGCGCACGCTGCAGGTTTGTCGCCGCTGCAAGAGTCAATCTTGCGCGCGGTATGGTCTGGGAAGGGCCGCGCGGTGCAGCCCGAAACAATCTTTAACGAGATGTACGCGGACGATCCGGACGGCGGTCCGAGCGCGTCAAAAATGTATGCGGCTTTCAAGGTGGCGCTCTGCCATCTGAGGGAGAAGTTAGTTGGAACTGGCGTATCGATTGAAAATGTAGGCTATCGCCAAGGCTATCGCTTGGTGATGAACGAAACAGGGGGACTAAATGGCGGGTTATCTCAACAAGGTGCAGATCATCGGGAACGTGGGGCAAGACCCTGA
- a CDS encoding PD-(D/E)XK nuclease-like domain-containing protein — protein MASAQKVKDDIKPGIYAGIPNEAYHSGPGISKSGLWTIHTKSPAHFKFGERKESTAFDIGEACHLAILEPNLFEKKVVRGPEDRRGNKWKDLAEVCGIDGKLLLTSGDYDSALAIRDAVHADAFVSGIVTNENATIETSGYWVDEETGLLCRCRPDLYRPDLSVMVDVKSTVSAHPDAFAKSVTNYGYHAQEAFYSDGWRALGQNVDGFVFLAWEKTSPYAFGIYELPPAIVEEGRAIIRRSLETYAVCQRSNSWPAYGQGVQELDFKRWAYRLTEAPSALDTELSA, from the coding sequence ATGGCATCAGCCCAAAAAGTCAAGGACGACATTAAGCCCGGCATTTATGCGGGCATCCCCAACGAGGCGTATCATTCAGGCCCAGGCATTTCCAAGTCCGGCCTTTGGACGATACACACCAAGTCACCGGCTCATTTCAAGTTCGGAGAGCGCAAGGAATCGACGGCTTTCGACATTGGCGAAGCTTGTCACCTTGCCATTCTTGAGCCGAACCTGTTCGAGAAGAAAGTCGTGCGCGGTCCCGAAGACCGTCGCGGCAACAAGTGGAAAGACCTTGCCGAAGTCTGCGGCATCGACGGAAAGCTGCTGCTGACATCTGGCGATTACGACAGCGCTCTCGCTATTCGCGACGCCGTGCATGCTGACGCATTCGTCAGCGGCATCGTCACCAACGAAAACGCGACCATCGAAACGTCTGGCTATTGGGTCGACGAGGAAACCGGCCTGCTCTGCCGTTGCCGCCCGGATCTTTACCGCCCCGACCTCAGCGTCATGGTCGACGTTAAATCGACCGTCAGCGCACACCCCGACGCGTTCGCTAAGAGCGTCACCAACTACGGCTACCACGCGCAGGAAGCATTCTATTCAGACGGCTGGCGTGCGCTCGGGCAGAACGTCGACGGATTTGTGTTTCTCGCATGGGAGAAAACGAGCCCCTACGCGTTCGGGATCTACGAGCTACCCCCGGCAATCGTCGAGGAAGGCCGCGCCATCATTCGCCGCTCGCTCGAAACTTACGCTGTGTGCCAGCGCTCGAACTCATGGCCCGCCTACGGCCAAGGCGTCCAAGAGCTTGATTTCAAGCGTTGGGCCTACCGCCTGACTGAAGCCCCGTCAGCACTCGATACGGAGCTTTCAGCGTGA
- a CDS encoding helix-turn-helix domain-containing protein, whose amino-acid sequence MSDTAHVDSEWFRTRFAQKGTSYRAFAREHGMDPSAVSRMLTGQRRMQRDEAAAIAQFIGAPVSEVLKHAGVTIDGEFTPILLVATINEHGQIERLPEPRPLPHSVIERAQSAIDAVPRVLAAQIRALTGPLTVMDDALVLFSHTDDVEPTSIGALSICRNFAGDQILAKIERARKTGEARVVTIDGKVKEFDLQTATPILTIIP is encoded by the coding sequence ATGTCAGATACAGCGCACGTCGACAGCGAGTGGTTTCGCACACGGTTCGCTCAGAAGGGAACGTCTTATAGGGCGTTCGCTCGCGAGCATGGCATGGACCCATCCGCCGTGTCGCGCATGCTGACAGGTCAAAGACGAATGCAGAGGGATGAAGCCGCCGCCATCGCTCAATTTATCGGCGCACCAGTCAGCGAAGTTTTGAAACATGCGGGCGTAACCATCGACGGCGAGTTCACGCCGATACTGCTCGTCGCAACGATCAATGAGCACGGCCAAATCGAGCGCCTACCGGAGCCGCGACCGTTGCCGCATTCAGTGATCGAGCGAGCGCAGTCTGCGATTGATGCGGTCCCGCGTGTTCTCGCTGCGCAGATTCGTGCGCTGACTGGACCGTTGACCGTCATGGATGATGCGCTTGTATTGTTCAGCCACACCGATGACGTTGAGCCTACTTCGATAGGTGCGTTGTCTATCTGCCGGAACTTCGCGGGCGATCAAATCCTCGCCAAGATCGAGCGCGCCAGGAAGACCGGCGAGGCGCGCGTCGTCACGATTGACGGCAAGGTCAAGGAATTTGACCTGCAAACAGCGACGCCAATTCTGACGATCATTCCATAA
- a CDS encoding CHC2 zinc finger domain-containing protein, whose amino-acid sequence MISDTDLIRREVSLAETAERFGVPLVKDGDEWVAPCPFHEEDTPSFTIFHGRDRVQRMHCFGCGAKGDVLDFVRQIKRVDLPGAISILKGEAAGPNIAPRHVEVRDVYAGIVPVDPVDEIEPGKRVTLYNPKRAGTEREVGSFVPSMIFPYRREDGSLFGYVLRHDLPDGKKETPMVMWVRLPNGREGWCRFPFPKPRPLYGLEAMGDGQVIVAEGEKCRDALVKATGRAVVSWAGGTEGAKHTDWTPLKGRSVIVWPDSDAPGRGTGDGIASLLLEQGCNVRVMGRKK is encoded by the coding sequence ATGATCTCAGACACCGATCTGATCCGGCGCGAAGTCTCGCTTGCGGAAACAGCGGAGCGCTTCGGCGTTCCGCTGGTGAAGGACGGCGACGAGTGGGTTGCGCCGTGCCCGTTCCACGAAGAGGATACGCCTTCGTTTACGATCTTCCACGGACGGGATCGCGTGCAGCGGATGCACTGCTTCGGCTGTGGCGCGAAGGGCGACGTTCTCGATTTTGTCCGGCAGATTAAACGGGTCGATCTCCCTGGCGCGATCAGCATTCTGAAGGGCGAGGCGGCGGGGCCGAACATCGCGCCGCGTCACGTCGAAGTGCGAGACGTGTATGCCGGTATCGTGCCCGTCGATCCGGTCGACGAGATCGAGCCGGGCAAGCGAGTGACGCTCTACAATCCAAAGCGCGCTGGCACTGAGCGCGAAGTCGGGTCGTTCGTGCCGTCGATGATATTCCCGTATCGTCGCGAAGACGGTTCGCTATTCGGCTACGTGTTGCGCCATGATCTGCCGGACGGCAAAAAAGAAACGCCGATGGTAATGTGGGTTCGCTTGCCGAACGGACGCGAAGGGTGGTGCCGCTTTCCGTTCCCAAAGCCGCGCCCACTGTACGGGCTCGAAGCGATGGGCGACGGGCAAGTGATCGTTGCGGAGGGCGAGAAGTGCCGCGATGCTCTGGTGAAGGCGACGGGCCGCGCTGTCGTGTCGTGGGCTGGCGGCACAGAGGGCGCAAAGCATACGGATTGGACGCCGCTAAAGGGTCGTAGCGTTATCGTTTGGCCTGATTCTGATGCGCCGGGCCGGGGCACAGGGGACGGCATCGCAAGCTTATTGCTTGAGCAGGGCTGCAATGTCCGCGTTATGGGCCGCAAAAAATAA
- a CDS encoding SprT-like domain-containing protein translates to MPSEQRTPTQETYSDLQAAYDHFNTTLFGGELPPCLITLQRKGPRVMGYYSPGRFIHRAEEDRKTDEIAMSPIFFVRKDDIEALEVLVHEMCHLWQQHFGTPSRTSYHNKEWSQKMQAVGLMPSTTGAPGGKAVGQSMDHYRIVGGQFEAEAQALIDGGFKLCWYDCTARFPIMTPRVPRRNEDGESGEDAGETEEAAPPLSGKRVKFTCPKCEANAWGKGSLQIMCAPCGVVFESAS, encoded by the coding sequence ATGCCATCCGAACAGCGCACGCCTACGCAAGAAACGTACAGCGACCTACAAGCCGCTTACGATCACTTCAACACGACGCTGTTCGGAGGCGAGCTTCCTCCCTGCCTCATAACTCTACAGCGCAAGGGACCTCGGGTCATGGGGTATTACTCGCCAGGGCGGTTCATTCACCGCGCAGAGGAAGATCGTAAGACAGACGAGATCGCGATGAGCCCGATTTTCTTCGTCCGCAAAGACGACATCGAGGCGCTTGAAGTTCTCGTCCATGAAATGTGCCATTTGTGGCAACAGCATTTTGGCACGCCATCGCGAACTAGCTACCACAATAAGGAATGGTCGCAGAAGATGCAGGCCGTTGGGCTAATGCCATCAACGACCGGAGCGCCCGGCGGGAAAGCCGTTGGCCAAAGCATGGACCATTATCGTATTGTCGGCGGACAGTTCGAGGCCGAGGCGCAAGCACTCATAGACGGAGGATTTAAGCTCTGCTGGTACGACTGCACGGCACGCTTTCCGATAATGACACCACGCGTTCCCCGCAGAAATGAGGACGGCGAAAGCGGCGAGGATGCTGGCGAAACCGAGGAAGCCGCTCCGCCTTTGTCTGGCAAGCGCGTAAAATTCACCTGCCCAAAATGCGAGGCAAACGCATGGGGCAAGGGATCTTTGCAGATCATGTGCGCCCCATGCGGAGTAGTTTTCGAGAGCGCAAGCTAG
- a CDS encoding VRR-NUC domain-containing protein produces MRRLQARASQLGARLFRQQVGMAWIGRVEQGYPGRLVTLGSGDVVIRKARPFRAGVEGMSDLGGWVPVVITPDMVGSTVAVYAQVEVKTDKGRASPEQVAWIDAVSKAGGRAGIARNDEDLAGILA; encoded by the coding sequence ATGCGCCGACTGCAAGCCCGCGCGTCGCAACTCGGCGCGCGGCTTTTCCGTCAGCAGGTCGGCATGGCTTGGATTGGCCGCGTCGAGCAGGGCTATCCCGGTCGGCTCGTTACGCTCGGCTCGGGTGACGTTGTGATACGCAAGGCGCGGCCCTTCCGTGCTGGCGTCGAAGGAATGTCGGACCTCGGCGGGTGGGTGCCGGTCGTTATCACTCCCGATATGGTCGGGTCGACGGTCGCCGTTTACGCGCAAGTCGAAGTGAAGACGGACAAGGGCCGGGCGTCTCCTGAGCAAGTCGCGTGGATCGATGCTGTATCGAAGGCGGGCGGGCGAGCAGGCATCGCCCGCAACGATGAAGACTTGGCGGGAATATTGGCATGA
- a CDS encoding recombinase RecT translates to MSNSTALATADQRQATLRNALVKMAPEFSKALPGHITADRFVRTAQTAIALTRNIDRVRNPQSLLAACTKAAADGLILDGREAALVIDYNGEAQYRPMIRGLLKLAYQSGELKGIVVEVVRQGDVFRHRPTNLLEPITHEIDHDAERGEPRVVYAMAELKEGGIVHEVMSVAAINRIRDRSDGWKAFQAGKIKSTPWGTDWEEMARKTVFRRLSKYLPSSNEKLHQAAERPDDAVTIDGEAVETTPPTTTKAPAGPKTRGGAAAALRAVQPVQQPLELDPEREPAEQTGFDLETGEILETRADYPGDDI, encoded by the coding sequence ATGAGCAATTCAACCGCGCTTGCAACCGCTGACCAGCGTCAAGCTACACTTCGCAATGCCCTCGTGAAAATGGCCCCGGAATTTAGCAAGGCGTTGCCGGGCCATATTACGGCCGACCGCTTCGTGCGAACGGCCCAGACAGCAATCGCACTCACGCGCAACATCGACCGCGTGAGGAACCCACAGTCGTTGCTTGCAGCCTGCACAAAGGCCGCAGCAGACGGGCTTATTCTGGACGGGCGCGAGGCCGCGCTTGTCATCGACTACAACGGCGAAGCTCAGTACCGCCCGATGATACGCGGCTTGCTCAAGCTCGCGTATCAGAGCGGCGAGCTTAAAGGGATCGTTGTCGAAGTTGTGCGGCAGGGCGATGTCTTCAGGCACCGGCCGACGAACCTGCTCGAGCCGATCACGCACGAGATCGACCACGACGCCGAACGCGGCGAGCCGCGCGTCGTCTATGCGATGGCCGAATTGAAGGAAGGCGGCATCGTTCACGAGGTTATGTCAGTCGCAGCGATCAATCGCATTCGCGACCGCTCTGATGGTTGGAAAGCCTTTCAGGCCGGTAAGATCAAGTCGACGCCTTGGGGTACGGATTGGGAAGAAATGGCGCGCAAGACCGTATTCCGCCGCCTCTCGAAATATCTGCCGTCGAGCAATGAGAAATTGCACCAAGCGGCCGAACGTCCCGACGACGCCGTGACTATCGATGGCGAAGCCGTCGAGACGACGCCGCCGACGACGACGAAGGCACCGGCAGGCCCGAAGACGCGCGGCGGCGCAGCGGCGGCACTTAGAGCCGTTCAGCCCGTCCAGCAGCCGCTTGAACTCGATCCCGAGCGCGAGCCCGCAGAGCAAACCGGCTTCGACCTTGAGACGGGCGAAATCCTCGAAACCAGAGCGGACTACCCGGGCGACGACATCTAA
- a CDS encoding DEAD/DEAH box helicase, translating to MITLRPDQDDVRAKLRVALRENASVLTYAPTGFGKTVLAGALIKSIFEAKKRVIFCVHRVDLITQTAKTFYKFGIPFSYIAAGHHLNPHHRVFIASIATLKNRLGKIPAGYVMVDEAHLSMASGWAKVALHYKAEGAKLIGLTGSPERLDGKPLGDVWDTMVMGPSVRWLIENGHLSRYRAFSPAGLDLSGLRTRGGEYVSSDLDSLMSGKGVLANAVKHWKSKALGKRTIAFSPSIESAERLAAEFRAAGVMAVALDGETPQADRRAAFIGFADRQIDIIVNCQLFCEGFDLAAQVDRPVTIECVLDNSPTQSLARHLQKHGRGLRQDGTGVPHILIDMVGGFAKPNLGLPDEEREWSLEGRKQKKREAELLVCPSCFAAHQPAAKCPECGHVYEKKRATVGPREIEEVDGELQEVDVEAIRRERKREQAEAKTLDALVALATARGYKRPEAWAAHIYTARQAKGGRVGV from the coding sequence ATGATCACGCTGCGCCCTGATCAGGATGACGTTCGCGCGAAGCTCCGCGTTGCACTGCGCGAGAACGCGTCGGTGCTGACCTATGCGCCGACTGGCTTCGGTAAGACCGTTCTCGCGGGCGCATTGATCAAGAGCATTTTCGAGGCGAAGAAGCGCGTAATCTTCTGCGTCCATCGCGTCGACCTGATCACGCAAACAGCGAAGACGTTCTATAAATTCGGCATCCCGTTTTCTTACATCGCTGCCGGGCATCATCTAAATCCTCATCATCGCGTCTTCATCGCCTCTATCGCGACACTGAAAAATCGCCTCGGGAAAATTCCCGCTGGTTACGTCATGGTCGATGAAGCCCACCTGAGCATGGCAAGCGGATGGGCGAAAGTCGCGCTGCACTACAAGGCCGAAGGCGCGAAGCTTATCGGCCTGACGGGATCTCCGGAGCGCTTAGACGGCAAGCCGCTGGGCGACGTGTGGGATACGATGGTCATGGGGCCGTCTGTCCGGTGGCTGATCGAGAACGGCCACCTGTCGCGTTACCGTGCGTTCTCTCCTGCCGGGCTCGATCTGAGCGGCTTACGCACGCGAGGCGGCGAATACGTCTCGTCGGATCTCGATAGCCTCATGTCAGGCAAGGGCGTTCTCGCAAACGCCGTGAAGCATTGGAAAAGCAAGGCGCTCGGCAAGCGCACTATTGCATTCTCGCCGTCCATCGAAAGCGCCGAACGTCTGGCCGCTGAGTTTCGCGCCGCTGGTGTGATGGCCGTTGCGCTCGATGGCGAGACGCCGCAAGCGGATCGACGCGCCGCGTTCATCGGCTTCGCTGACCGGCAGATAGACATCATCGTCAATTGCCAACTCTTCTGCGAGGGCTTCGACCTCGCGGCGCAAGTCGACCGGCCGGTGACGATTGAATGCGTGCTTGATAACTCGCCAACGCAATCGCTCGCGCGGCATTTGCAGAAGCACGGTCGCGGACTTCGCCAGGATGGGACCGGCGTCCCTCATATCCTGATCGATATGGTCGGCGGCTTTGCCAAGCCGAACCTGGGCCTGCCCGACGAAGAACGCGAATGGTCGCTCGAAGGGCGCAAGCAGAAGAAGCGCGAAGCTGAATTGCTCGTCTGCCCGTCATGCTTCGCCGCGCATCAGCCTGCCGCGAAGTGTCCGGAGTGCGGCCACGTCTACGAGAAGAAGCGTGCCACGGTCGGCCCGCGTGAGATCGAAGAAGTCGACGGCGAATTGCAAGAGGTCGACGTTGAAGCGATCCGCCGCGAACGCAAGCGCGAACAGGCGGAAGCGAAGACGCTAGACGCTCTGGTCGCGCTCGCAACTGCGCGCGGATACAAGCGGCCGGAAGCATGGGCCGCTCACATTTACACGGCGCGACAAGCTAAGGGGGGCAGGGTCGGCGTATGA
- the ssb gene encoding single-stranded DNA-binding protein: MAGYLNKVQIIGNVGQDPDFRDVSTSQRVANFSIATTESWKDKATGEKKERTEWHRVTVWNDALVKVIEKYVKKGSRIYVEGALQTRKWKDKQDIERSTTEVVLSGFNGSLILLGDNGGGRGMSDPNQNASRPQAPQDPAQVGIDDEIPF; encoded by the coding sequence ATGGCGGGTTATCTCAACAAGGTGCAGATCATCGGGAACGTGGGGCAAGACCCTGACTTTCGCGATGTGAGCACAAGCCAGCGCGTTGCGAATTTTTCAATCGCAACCACGGAAAGCTGGAAGGATAAGGCAACCGGCGAGAAAAAAGAGCGGACGGAATGGCATCGCGTCACGGTCTGGAACGACGCTCTCGTGAAGGTCATCGAGAAGTACGTCAAGAAGGGCAGCAGGATTTACGTCGAGGGCGCGCTGCAAACGCGCAAGTGGAAGGATAAGCAGGATATCGAGCGCTCTACGACGGAAGTCGTTTTGTCCGGCTTCAACGGCAGCCTGATCCTGCTGGGCGATAACGGCGGCGGGCGCGGCATGTCCGATCCGAACCAAAACGCCAGCAGGCCGCAAGCTCCGCAAGATCCGGCTCAGGTCGGCATCGACGACGAAATTCCGTTCTGA